GTTTAGCTTTAGCCTTTGCTTTAACACTGCTTAGACTCTCAACAGCTTGGTCACATTCCTCAGGAGACGCTTCCTTCCTGTTCATAGCCACCCCACCATCTTTCTTATCCTCTTCTTCAGGCTTCTTAGCTGCAGCTGTAGTAGCAGCATTACGAATGGATACGCTCATGTACCTCATCCCCAGAGAAGGAACAGTTTCTAAACTTCCAAAACCAAAGCTCGACAAGTGAGAAGAACCATGGAATCTAGAACGTAACAGAAGACCATATCCTCCTGTAAAGGACTTGTCTTTGGTAACACGGTTAGGTTCCACGGGAGGATGGTTGGTAAGAGAGTGATAAGGATGTGAATTAACCGTCTGAGATTGAAAGCTTTGAGCTGAACGAGCATAGACACTCAAGTAATCATAAACTTGACTCTTTCTCCTAATAATCGCTCTTGACGCCATTTTTATTGATACCCTTGTCGTCAACAGAGGAATCAGGTGTACATCTCCTAGAAAAGAACAGACCTTTTATCttagcaaacaaaaaaagaacagaCCTTTATCAGTGATTCGAGTACTATGAGGAGTTCTAAGAAGATATGAACAAAGAAGACGAAGAATATCACTTACAGGTGAATCTGAAGATGAAGTAGTCTGAATTTCCGGTGAGAGAGAATCGCCGGAGAAATTGGAGAGGTTTTAGAGATGCGGCGTGACAGAAagggttttattttcttttttttttttaggacaaagaaataataaatagacctttttttgttttttaagtcATGTCGGCTTGAATCTACACCGTTGGATTTTATATGGGTCCCATGACTTTTTGATCATATCCACGTGGACGAATCCACATCCAGAGGTAATACTTGATCCCCAAGGGCAATGAGATTATTTGGCTGTGTTGATAATTAGATGgttaaaatagtaaataattttaaagcTCTTACTTCTTCACCAAACAAAAAAGGTTTTTAACAAATGTTATAGTCATTTTGATTATATCAAGTTGTTGGATTTGATAATGCATTTTAACTCGAACACTTCTATTTGTTTTAGCAGAAACTAATGAATCTTATCTAGAAATTTACAAGTtgcttttaattttgatatgaaCAAGTGATGTGTATTGTTGCTCataatatatacacaaaataaaccaaaatatataattaagatttgaaacaaacaaaacatgaaaatattaaaaacagacTAGTGATGTTAAGTTTATACAAAGAGAGTGAAACTGTGAATTTGTTTCTGTAAAAGCTCACTCTCATCTTGCTTTTTTCTTTCATTCACCATTCTCCAGGTTGGTTGGTTCAGTCGTTTCCTTTTATTTCCTGCAAAAGAACAAATTTTGATGAACATAAACCATTGGTTTAACAATAAAACTATTCATTCAGATCAACGTTGTTTTAATTACCAGGGAAACTTAAATGTGTCTTTCCACCAACCCTGCTTAGAGCAGTTTGCAACTATGTTGTCGAGTCGAATAATAATATCAGAAAATATTGGCCTTACACTTGTATCTGGATGCCAACATTCCTCAATCAACCTAGAGAGAATCAGCAAGATTCTTGAGTTTTCAATGACTCATAACTTCTAGAAAATGCTTGCAAACATCAACAAGATTTTGAAATGGTTTACTCTTTCAGTTCTGGAGGGTAACCCTTGGACTTTGTCTTGATTGTTGGTCTCCTTCCTTCCATACATATCGACTCTGCAACCTCTTCAGGCGATTTAGGATGAAAAATCGATACTCCCTCAGTTATCTTCACATATAAAGCACCAAAGGAAAGATTTGTTCagatatttattataactatcAATAAGATGAAAGTTTTGTGTGTTACTACCTCATATAAAATGACACCAAACGAATGAACATCAACACTTTTATCGAAGATTATGTTTTTGTAAAGTTCTGGAGCTATGTAGCAATCTGCAGTTCAAAAGGTAAATAAGCACAAGAACTTTCAAGAACAATGTCTCTAACAGAGAAATGAAAAAATGAAGCATTGTTCTTACTTGATTTATCGATATGAGCTTCGTGGTTAACTACTTTGACATTATCTTCTGAAACCTTGGACAACTTTATCAAACCAAATCCAGAGATCTTCAATTGTCCACCTCTATCCAGCAAAATATTTCTGACACCTTAcagaaaacttttaaaatattatccaaactgttttttttgttgttgttatcatCTAATGTTCTCTCGGCTTTTGTCTTACTTTGGCCTTAAATCGCAGTGGATGACCGGGTCTGGTTTACACTCATGAAGATAGTTCATGCCTCTGGCAATATCAAGAGCAAATCTCAGAGCTTTTGAAGGAGAAAGACGACCTTTCTTTTGAAGATATTCACTTAGATCACCCTGAATTTTTTTAAGATTACGTTACAACATTACTACGATTGTGATTCCATGTGCATACATGAAATGAAATAAAGAAACAACACTTACCTTTGGATTATGCTCAACTACAATCATCATCGGTAGATTTTGAGTGACAGCTCCAACAAATTGAACAATATTTGGATGCCTAGCTTTAGCTAGCACAGTTAATTCATGATTGAAAGCATTTCTGcttgtataaaaaaaataaccacAAAGAGAAAATCTTATATTAGAAATGATTTCTTGTTATCAAACAACTTATAGACACATAGCAAGAAGGAAAAGAATGCATTACACTCGTTCCGGATCTGAATAGCTATCTTTATCGGATATTTTTACCGAGACTCGCGTGCCATTCCACTTAGCAACTTGATAGGTTCCCTACAGATTTGGTAAACAATAAATACATCAGAGTAAGAGATTAAAAAAATCTCAGTtcttgagagattaagagaatgaaCAAAACCTTTGAGATACCATCCGCTTTTCGGACTTGAAGCTCGAGTGGATTAAGTTCATACTCGGGAACTTCTTTTGGATTACCCACTGTCATTGGAGTCTTTCTGGTTTTCTAAGAGTTGTAACATAAACAAAATGTTGAAGATGAAGTAAAAGAACaccaagagaaagagagagactaCATAAAGCATTTAGTTAAATACCATACCGGAGGTTTAGCTCCTCGAGTTTTCAAGAGATTAAACACTTCCACATTCCCATAATACTTGGCATCAACAGCCGCCTGCACCATAATCAAAATCAAGAGTGTCAACATGTCTCAATTCGGtttaaccaaaaccaaaccaaagaagGAATTCTAAACCAACTCGGTTCGTTTGTAACCGTAACTACAAACGAATCGAACCGGAAATCAATTTTACTAAACagacaaaaccgaaaaaaaagaCCAGAATGGGACGAAGTAACAGACCGTACTACCCCAACGGTCACGAGCATCGATATTAGCTCTCCGGCTAAGAAGAACCCTGACGACGTCGTAATGACCTTCGCAAGAAGCAATGTGAAGAGCCGTGCGTCCATCGAGATCGATGCTATTCACATCGACTCCTTCATCGAGCAGCTCCTCGACGCCGTCCACGTCGCCTTTGCTCGCCATGAAGAGAAGCTGCATCGTGGAATCGAGATTCTCAGGTACAGACATCATCTGCGGCTGGCAGGAGCTCGAGGATTCGGGGCTGCGTCTGATCGGATCGAGCGAAGACTGACGGCCGAAGCTGAACCTCATGTTGTTGCGCCGCGGATCGAGAGAGGATTGGCGCGTGAATTGTCGGCTTAGCGTTCCTCGTCGCACTGATCCTGTCGAGGATTGCCTCGATATCCCGCGCTTCAATTGCTCGGCTACGTTCTCCATGGTTGGTGATGTTGAATCTTCTTCTTATCTCCTAGATCAGTTAAGGATCAGACAAACCATCGTTGCATTTTCAGGAAATTTCGTCAAACTTGTGTTGAAGAAGACGATAAAGGTTTCAGACAAAACGAACGTGATGTCTACTTCTTCTGTCTTTTTCGGGTTTTCTTAATATCCTTTTTTAATCGAGGATCGTCAATGGATTAAAAGGTTTCGTTTGTCATTAGGAGCAGTAAAACACGGATAGTCACTAATTATCTCATTTTAAATCAATTGTTCTCGTTCATAACTACAAATTTAGATGATTAAAAATAAGCAAATTAACTAGCGGGAGAGAAGCTTATTTttaatagagaaaaagactaagatagcaccaaaccaagtttttgtttccaaactagctcaaggctcaaagtcacaaaaataagtttcattaaagaggtaaatatacacttataccccttgggttaattaatctaaaccttagggtttagagttaaggggggtggggttttggaattagggtttaaaattttataaaaataaaaataaaaattttaaaaacagtttcaaaaagtatttttaaattataaaaagaaaattaaaaaaaaaataaaaaaaataaaaaattttttttaaaaaagttataaaaatttcgaatctgaaactataaaaaaattttttttttatttatttttattttatttatttatatttatttttgtttgtttatttaattttaaaccaagagtattagggatattttatcctttaatgaatggcatttttgtgactttcttcttctagtgctatttttgtgacataaacttcaaaatgtgttattattgacaatttttttttttttttttttttttgaataaatgttaaattttattcaaagcAAACTTTTGTACATCAAGTGCTTCCTATTTTTGTGTGAATATCAAACTCTAAAGGAACTATACAAATCCTTTCTTTCTTTATGAACTTGATTCTCTTGTCTCAAACCATGAGCTCAACCCCTCTTCAAGATACTTTTGCCCCAAACCCTTTACTAAGAGGAGTTTGAGACGAATTGCTTTGTCAACGAACTTTGTGATCAACTCAGTTGTTTGCGGTTGTTCTCCGTGTCTGCGGCGATTTCTTTCTCTCCAAATAGCGTGAACTGAGGCTTGAAACGCATATCGGAGGAGGAATTGCTTTGTTGGTGGCAAGCTAGCTTTTGAGACCATCGTAACAATATCGTTCCATTCTGAGGTAAATGCTCCTTGCAAGATACCTCCCACTAGAGACTTCCATACTTGGGTGGAGTATTTGCAGCTAAAAAACAGATGGCGACAGgtttcatgttcttcattgcagaGAATGCAAACTGGGTTGACTGCTGTACTCCACAGGGTCATCCTATCACATGTACGGAGACGTTGGTGCAGAGCTACCCAAACCAAGAAGGAGAACTTTGGTGTGGACTGCTGAAATGTGGGAAATACAACCTGGAGGTGGAATACGAAAATGATATAAACCAATTTAATAATATCTTATCAGGTGACAACTTGTTCGGTTTAAATTGGTACATTGACACGACATAACCAAACCAATACAATTTCGGAGATTAACAAAATTACATCTTCTAGAAACTCAATCCATAGATGATGCTTTTGGATTCTTCAGAACACGACGCGAAACTGCGGCGCGTCTTTACCGTCGGCGGGGAGAATCTCCCAGCGGCAAGGTTCGAGATCGTCGGAGACAGGGCAGTATCCAGCGAGAGTGACTCTGTCTCCTGTAGCCGCAACGGAGCCGAACTCGAAAACCGTCGCGCGATCGGGACGAGGAACTTCTATGGCTCCGTTCATCCCAGGAGCCGGCGTTTGGATAATCTCCGTCTTCGTCGTCTCGGGCTGCGAAGGCTTAGGGCTTCCGGTGAACCACGATAGAATCCCCATTGCTACTcgaatcgatcgatggtgctCTGAAGAACCAAAGGAAGTGTGCGTCGGAGGAGGAattgaatttagggtttatcctTTTCCCCCTTTTGATTTGCTAAAGCTTTAGGCCTAGTTTGCTAGATTGGGCCTTGTCTAGTGGGCTAGGCTTCACTTGAGTTTCAATTAGCCCATggatgtataaaaataatttacaattaACCCCTTAAACTTTCGATAACACTCGAACTGAACTCAAAAGTTTACAATACTATAATTGAACTCAATTCAATTCAAAGCAAACCACATGAATCTCTTAGCATATGTTGGTATGATTCTACACAACGTTTTTGATCAGCAACCTATGTATCTCCCTCTCAAGCAATCTTAAGAACTTGCTTCCCAATGTTTTGTCCACGGAAGAGTCCAACAAGAGCAGCAGGACCATTCTCTAGACCTTCCACAATGTCTTCAACATATACCAACTTCCTTTCTTTTATATATGGAAGCACAAACTCTAAGTACTTAGGGAATCTGTCAATGAAGTCAAAAGCTAGAAACCCTTGCATCTTGATCCTCTTGTAGACAACAACCGGTAGATTTTTAATACCTTCTTGGGTTTCAGTATGGTACTGAGATATCATACCGCATACAGCGATGCGTCCATGTACTTTCATGTTCATTAGCACCGAGTCAAGCATTTTGCCTCCCACGTTCTCAAAGTATATGTCAATACCTTGTGGTAAACACCtgaaaaaaacagaggaaatgTAATTCTATGACTCAAGAAACAGCATTATATTTTGACCAGTAACTAAACCTCTTTAAAGTGGCATCAAGGTCAGGTTCTTCCTTGTAATTAAATGCATCGTCGAATCCAAATTTGTTTAGCAAGAGATCGACCTTTAAGGGAACCAAACAATGtaagaaaaagtaaaaatttaaaagtctCTTGATAGATAAGTGTGATAATAAAAAGGGCTAATTAACCTTTTGCTTACTTCCGGCACTTCCAACAACATAACATCCCATCAACTTAGCAAACTGACCCACGAGCTGACCAACCGCACCAGCAGCCGCAGAGACAAAGACTGCCTCTCCTTTTTTAGGCGAACATATCTCAAAAAAGCCGGCATAAGCAGTCAAGCCTGTCACACCTGATATGCAAAAGCATAGTTTTCAAAATAGCTAGAaactctccaaaatagcattttttaacctttattctaaaaatatatccAATAATATAAGTTTTTAAATAGCAACTAAATTACTTTAACCTATAAACTCTCATCCCGTCTCCTAAACCATAATCTCTAGTTTTGTGTATgataattttgttataaaaacataaattactgctatttttgaatgtatttttcttttcagaAATATCATGACATTATGCTCTTTTATAGTTTTTGCATTCCAGTGAAAAGAGGATATACTCACTTAGTATTCCAGTGTAGTAAGAGAGAGGAACATTG
The nucleotide sequence above comes from Brassica napus cultivar Da-Ae chromosome A9, Da-Ae, whole genome shotgun sequence. Encoded proteins:
- the LOC106368429 gene encoding NADP-dependent alkenal double bond reductase P2 isoform X1, translated to METTIRNKQVILKHYINGFPEESDLMIVTAPDTMELKVKPGSSTILVKNLFLSCDPYMGTFMREPDSGSSEVAVETLSLLDAFIPGKVTTLHTQTNTWLQLAIVVNAFVQPIAGVGVSEVIDSDDPCFAKGDFVWGIVDWEEYSTVNSFGRFKIDISINVPLSYYTGILSLTAYAGFFEICSPKKGEAVFVSAAAGAVGQLVGQFAKLMGCYVVGSAGSKQKVDLLLNKFGFDDAFNYKEEPDLDATLKRCLPQGIDIYFENVGGKMLDSVLMNMKVHGRIAVCGMISQYHTETQEGIKNLPVVVYKRIKMQGFLAFDFIDRFPKYLEFVLPYIKERKLVYVEDIVEGLENGPAALVGLFRGQNIGKQVLKIA
- the LOC106368429 gene encoding NADP-dependent alkenal double bond reductase P2 isoform X2: METTIRNKQVILKHYINGFPEESDLMIVTAPDTMELKVKPGSSTILVKNLFLSCDPYMGTFMREPDSGSSEVAVETLSLLDAFIPGKPIAGVGVSEVIDSDDPCFAKGDFVWGIVDWEEYSTVNSFGRFKIDISINVPLSYYTGILSVTGLTAYAGFFEICSPKKGEAVFVSAAAGAVGQLVGQFAKLMGCYVVGSAGSKQKVDLLLNKFGFDDAFNYKEEPDLDATLKRCLPQGIDIYFENVGGKMLDSVLMNMKVHGRIAVCGMISQYHTETQEGIKNLPVVVYKRIKMQGFLAFDFIDRFPKYLEFVLPYIKERKLVYVEDIVEGLENGPAALVGLFRGQNIGKQQIKRGKRINPNSSEHHRSIRVAMGILSWFTGSPKPSQPETTKTEIIQTPAPGMNGAIEVPRPDRATVFEFGSVAATGDRVTLAGYCPVSDDLEPCRWEILPADGKDAPQFRVVF
- the LOC106365081 gene encoding integrin-linked protein kinase 1-like isoform X1 translates to MENVAEQLKRGISRQSSTGSVRRGTLSRQFTRQSSLDPRRNNMRFSFGRQSSLDPIRRSPESSSSCQPQMMSVPENLDSTMQLLFMASKGDVDGVEELLDEGVDVNSIDLDGRTALHIASCEGHYDVVRVLLSRRANIDARDRWGSTAAVDAKYYGNVEVFNLLKTRGAKPPKTRKTPMTVGNPKEVPEYELNPLELQVRKADGISKGTYQVAKWNGTRVSVKISDKDSYSDPERVNAFNHELTVLAKARHPNIVQFVGAVTQNLPMMIVVEHNPKGDLSEYLQKKGRLSPSKALRFALDIARGMNYLHECKPDPVIHCDLRPKNILLDRGGQLKISGFGLIKLSKVSEDNVKVVNHEAHIDKSNCYIAPELYKNIIFDKSVDVHSFGVILYEITEGVSIFHPKSPEEVAESICMEGRRPTIKTKSKGYPPELKELIEECWHPDTSVRPIFSDIIIRLDNIVANCSKQGWWKDTFKFPWK
- the LOC106365081 gene encoding integrin-linked protein kinase 1-like isoform X2, with product MENVAEQLKRGISRQSSTGSVRRGTLSRQFTRQSSLDPRRNNMRFSFGRQSSLDPIRRSPESSSSCQPQMMSVPENLDSTMQLLFMASKGDVDGVEELLDEGVDVNSIDLDGRTALHIASCEGHYDVVRVLLSRRANIDARDRWGSTAAVDAKYYGNVEVFNLLKTRGAKPPKTRKTPMTVGNPKEVPEYELNPLELQVRKADGISKGTYQVAKWNGTRVSVKISDKDSYSDPERVNAFNHELTVLAKARHPNIVQFVGAVTQNLPMMIVVEHNPKGDLSEYLQKKGRLSPSKALRFALDIARGMNYLHECKPDPVIHCDLRPKNILLDRGGQLKISGFGLIKLSKVSEDNVKVVNHEAHIDKSNCYIAPELYKNIIFDKSVDVHSFGVILYEITEGVSIFHPKSPEEVAESICMEGRRPTIKTKSKGYPPELKELIEECWHPDTSVRPIFSDIIIRLDNIVANCSKQGWWKDTFKFPW